ATTCTGGTTTAATGCTTAGTCAATAATACAGCTGTTCTTgggagctcctactgtggctcagccagttaagaacccgatgtactatccatgagaatgtgagtttgatccctggcctcgctcagtgggttaaggatccaccgttgctgcaACCTGTAGCGTTGGTCACcagcatggctcggatctgctgttgccgtggctgtggctgcagctacgatttcatccctagcctgggaccctccatatgctgcaggtgtggccctaaaaaagaaaacaaacaaaaaaccagataaTACAACTGTTCTTTTCTTCAACCTATATGGACACTCTTTCTAGGTTGAGaggttttgcttttaattctattTCCCCAAAAGGGCCCATGTCCAGCAGCAAACGTAACGTGTGGTTTGGCCAGTGTGGATGCCTGTGGGGGCAACAGCCGGGCCAGGCCCCCTGGGAGGCCTGTCTTTGGGCGCAAGGGTGACAGACAGGTTGTCGTGTATGCACTGTCGTCTAACAGCTCTCCGATCAGGAGGAGGTTTTGCCCCCAAAACCCACGACCTCCTTTTCCTGGACCTGAAAATGTCTCATCTCTGAGAAGTGCTACAAGTCCACTTCTTGGAGAGCAGCTCAGCCTGCTCCCCGAGCCCCTCCTCTCTGGCCCTGTCCTCTGAGAAGCCCCCTGGGACCACCGGCTCAGATGAGGTCTCGTTCCTTTGATCTCAGAGTTGGCCTCTCCCCAGCTTCCCACCCGGCATTGTGTTCTGTATACGCATCTCCTCTCCCCAGCAATTTGGGGGCCACACATCTTGTAGCCTGAATGTTGACTCTGTTCCCTTTACAAACaatctctgagcctctgttaTGTGCCAAGAACATCTGTGCCCTAAGAAAGTCCCATGCTGGGGCGGGGCTGCGTGTTTCTCTAAACCCACCCTTGCATCCAGGGTGGTCTGGGTGCAGGGCACTGTGGCCCACCAGCCAGTGGGGTTTGGATCTGGGCAGGTGACACCTCGAAGGTTCAAAAGTGAGCATTGACGGggtagggaggggagagggacaggGGACAGCATTCCAGGGAACGAGGCAGCAGGCGTGGGATCTGCAGCATGGGGACGGGGACCTGGCAGAGAGAGGTGGGCCTGGAGGTGGGTGCTGCTGGAGCCGAAAAGTGAAGGTGGGGCTGGGAGCTCAGGCCAGAGTGTAACCGAGCAGAATCCAATGGGGTCTTCCCAGGACGGACCCGCGCCCCTGCCCTCCCAACCCTGGCCCACGtcccctgcctcttgtttgtagaaaaactgCAGTCTCCCGGGCCTCCCTTGAGTCACAAAAGCCTGGCTCAAGAATTAAtgatgggtggagttccctggtggctcagtgggttggggatctggcattgtcactgctgtggctctactgtagcacgggttcaatccctggtccaggaacttctgcgtgctataggtatggccaaaacaaaaaaagaattaatgattAGAAGGATGTGAACATGTAGTGACAAAAATAGCAGTTGTGCCAAGAGAACTGGTAAGAATTTGAACAGTACAACTGCCATATGGCAGCCACAGAATCTCGAGTTCCTCCCTGCAGTCCCTAGATAACAGTAGCCGAGGTGCACTTTCTGAGTTTTTCACAGATGCTAAAACCCCCATCGAATGGGAGGAATTACCTGCTTGATGACGATGAGCCCTGCGACACAACCCAGATCCTTCGCCCTCAGCCACTCAGAGACGTGTGCGTGAGCTGATcttgcacctgcagctcctctCCTCACCTTGCCTCTAAAACCTCTTCCCTGAAACCCATCTGGAAGCTGAGGCCTTTGGAGCAGGCGCCACTCCCCCTCCTTACAAGGCCCTTGCAATAAACGTATTCTCTCCAAACTCCAACCTTTGACTTCGTTTGGCCTCCCTGTGGATGGGGGTCCCCAACTTCGACAAAAGCAGCAAGCAGGCAGGCATGACCTTGGACCCGAGCAAGAAGGCgaggtgggggggcagggagtcGTCCCGGGGTGTCTTCTTTGCCCTCCGGAGCGGGGCTCCATCCTTCGCAGAGAGAGAATTCAGAAGCACTGTGAGCCTGGGTCCCAGCGAGAAAAGGGAGTTGCAGGAGGTCGGGGAAAGCTCCGCGCGCGGAAGagcggcggcggggcgggggagcCTGGAGACCCCCAGCCCCAGAGCACAGGCTGGGGAGCTGGGCCCCCCCGCCTCGTCCTGACTCTGCGGGGACAGCACAGGGTCTGGGGCCAGGGAGAGAGGAGCCCTGGGGGTTGGCTGGGCTCGCGGGCGCGGTGACTCCCGTAAGCCCGGGAGAGACCCCCGGGCAGGGGCGGGCTGGGTCCCACCGGCGGGGCGGCCCCTCCGGGCTTAGCGCGCCGACGGCACGAACGCGCCGGCCCAGCAAATCTTTTGTCCCGGCGGCGCTGAGCCAGCAGGGCGCCGCCCGCTATATCGGGCCCGCGGGCCGGAGGTCGGCGCACCATGGCGCAGCGCTCGGGGAAGGTGAGTGCCGCCCTCTCCCCTCTGGGTCCCGCCAGCAGCCCAGGTAACCGCGGGAGGCGGGCGGGGGGGAGAGGGCGGTGCGAGGCCGAGAGAGCCCCTCCCATTGCTCTCGGGCCCCGGAtggagggcgggggcgggggtggccacCTGTTGCTGGATGCCCTTTGCATCTGCAGAGCTGGCTGCATTTCCAAACGAAGCGGGGCATCCTGGCCCTGGTTGAGGGCCTCTGCCGTGTGGGGGCCCTGGCTCTGGGCGTCCTTCCTCGAGTTAGGAGCAGGGAGGGTGGGCAGATCTGAGGGGTACCTGGGTTGGAGTGAGGACACTTGACGTGCCCTGCAGCCGctgccaacccccaccccctccacttcTTTGCCTGAGAAGTTCTAATGCAGCTGCTCCTTCCTCAGAATCTCCTTGGGGTCACTGGGGCTGCTTCTCTGCAAAATGTTCAGATTTGAGGGACTTGGAATCCTATGGGAGACCCGTTGTCCTTGAATacctggggtggtggtggtggggtgccCTCCATCAGGCTTGCCTTGTGCAGGAAGCCTGGCCCATTTGGACCTCTCCCTGcttcccagctccctctcctAGCTAATCTGAGAAAGCCTGTCGTTTCCAGGGGCTACATTCAAGGTTAGTGGATGATGAGAGCATTAGAGTATCGGTCTGCCTGGGCTAGGTTCTGCCTcagtaacaaacaaccccaagAGCCCACCTCCACCGTTGCCTGCCCGCCCTTCTCTGGGCTGCAGAGGGACCTTTTGGTAtgggcagagggaaagggagagatgaGAAATGGTGGCTGATTTTTGGAGCTTCCGCAGCTGGGCACATCCCTTTGGCCAGACCATCCGGCCTCACCTAACTCCAAGGGGCCCGAAGTGCCATTCCACGTCAGTGACAGTACACGGGACAACAACGGTCCTGGGCCCCAGGCGACGGGACTTTGCCAAGGCCCTTCTAGGAGCACACATCTTGAAACCCAAAGAGTTCTTGATGGTTGAGATTTCAGATTCCTCTGCAGAAAGGAGTGCCTTTGGGGGTCAATATggttctttttgttgctgttttcttgggggtggggttgtttttattgaagtatcattgactAACGagattgtattagtttcaggtgtttgACAGAGTGATCTGATATTTGCTTGCTTTAGCAAACCATCACCGTGCTAAGTCTAGTTCCCATCTGGTTCACGTTGTTTAGTTTGGGGACAGAGAGTACTCGTCAGTCCTAACTGACCACTGGGTTAGAAAAGCTCCAGATCTGACACATGCCTGTCACTCAAAGGAGTGGCCGGGTACAAAGGGATGGGGTTACACTGAAAGAGCCCTCTTTTGAGTTGTTAATCCCACGCCTGACTCTGACTTGGCTCCGTGGATTCAGTCTCTTGGGTTAAGGGGCTGTGTCCCGGGAAACTGGCCTTCTGAAAACTAGACTATTTGGTTATAATGGTGGGTGTGGGTgaagtgttttcttttgaaaacatttccttGGATGTTATGTTttaaagataagcaaaaactgagtttaaaaaatGCAGTGGGAACTTGCAAAGAGCCTGTTTTCAAATGGGCCCCTGGACAAAGGGGGAAATTCCTGCCCCCTCGTACCTTCTGACGTCTGTCTGCCCGCATGGGCTCCCAGCATGAGGGGGGCCGGCTCTGGGTCTGACCTCAACCCGCCATCCAAGCTGTCTTTCACCGCGTCAACAGCCAgtgttgagcacctactgtatgcagCAGGTCTGAGCTTCAGGGCTGGGAGTCAGCGTTCCATTAAGGGCGCTGGGCCCACGTGTCCATTTCCAAAACTGAGAGGAGAGGAGCCCGTGATGCCACACCCGTTCACCTGGTCTTTCTAGATCACTCTCTACGAGGGCAAGCACTTCACGGGGAGGAAGCTGGAGGTCTTCGGGGACTGTGACAACTTCCAGGACCGGGGCTTTATGAACCGCGTGAACTCCGTCCGCGTGGAGAGTGGGGCCTGGGTCTGCTTCGACCACCCCGACTTCCGGGGCCAGCAGTTCGTCCTGGAGCACGGTGACTACCCGGACTTCTACCGCTGGAACGGCCACAACGACCACATGGGCTCCTGTCGGCCTGTGGGAATGGTGAGGGGGCCTGTGCCGCTCCAcctggctgggaggaggggaggcttcCGGCTAGAGTGACCCAGGGCCTGGTTAGGCCTGGTTGGGCCTGGTCAGACTTGGGACCAGGAATCAGGGAGCATGGCCCTCCCGGCTTTAAGAACCGATCATTAAGACTgacagatggggagttcccgctgtggctcagcaggttaaggacctgactagtctccatgaggatgagagttcaatccctggcctcactcagtaggttaaggatctggcgttgccacaaggtgcggcataggtcacagatacagctcggatcccttgtggctgtggctgtggctgtggctggcagctacagctctgatttgacccctatcctgggaacttccatatgccacaattgtggccctaaaaagaagaaaaccctgAGCGCTGTCCCCACACAGACCCAGCCTGTCCTGTGTGTGGAGGAGATGGCCTGGGGACCCAGTTGGGGAGCCTGCACTTTCAGCCATGTGTCAGAAAGccacttttcatttttgatgCCAAAATCTTGCTAGCGTTTCCACTGAAAACACTGTTGGAAACGTGAGAGGTTTGGATTTGCCACCAGATGGGGGAGCATTTGGCATTAGCAGGGCAGATGTGGGCCTGCTGCATCCAGCCTGGCAGGCCATCCTGTAGTGCTTTTTGGGAGCCTCCAGTGGAGTGGCTGATGGAGGAAGCTTAGGTGTCATGGGCAGAGATGGGGAGATTGGGGAGAGAAGCCAGCAGGTGGCTGCTATCTCATAGTGCGCCCACTGTGTGGAGAAGAGCAAATGAGGGGTGTCACTCCCCCTGTGTGTCCAGTTGCCCCTCGGGTGAGATTTGAGGACCTGGCAACCCTATTCCTTAAGTGTCTCCCAAGTTAAAGTCCGAACTGACCTGCTGTGAGCCCCGGAAGGTATGACAGGAAATGGCTGGTTCCTGAGACCAGCGGTGAGCAGCTCATCAGAGATTCAGCCCAAGGAGGGGCCTGCTGTGTGGCGCCCCCTCTCTTTTCGACATGGGTTGCAAAACCAGCTGGGCTTTGGCCTCTCAAGCCGTAAGAATGTTTTTTTAGTATTTCCACCAGGTCATGGACATTTGGGAAAAGGAATTAATACTGGCTGGCCCTGGATCTTGCATAATGCTATTTATATGAAAACGATCTTAGATATCTTTGAATGCTATTCTCCAAAGAGCTGTCCTGGGGGCCCGTTGTGGCACAGACCCAGCCCCAGCCGGCGCCAGAGCCAATCAGGAGCTGGCCCGCCTCAGTCTTTTGGAAATAAAGGAGAATCTTCTAGGGAGATTCAGGTTCTTGTCCCAGCGTAACAGTGGGGATTTCAGCAAATGAGAACTCCATTCTTTGCTTTAGATTGTTGGCCTCGTGTTTTAATAAAagtttctcttggagttcccatcgtggctcagcggtaacgaatccgactagtatcgaggatgagggtttaagccctggcctcgcttagtgggtcgggcatctggtgttgctgtgagctgtggtgtaggtcgcagatgtggcttggatcccgcgttgctgtgactgtggcacaggccagcagctacagctctgattgggcccctaacctaagaacctccatatgctgcagttgcagccctaaaataaaaaaggttcTTTTACAGTTTGTAAAATCTTATTTGCAGGCTGCCCATGGCCTGCGGCCCAGGTGGGTGACGGGCAAAGGAATGCGTTGGTGTGTCTGGGGCCTGAGCCCCCCACCTGTGCACCAGGAGGAAGCCCAGTGCCCAGGGCCACGCTGGTCAGAGAACAGCTGCTGtcccaggcagcctggccctcTCTGGACcttgggtttttctgtttgtttgtttatttgtttctctttggtcattttagggccacagctgaggcatatgtaggttcccaggctaggggacaatcggagttgtagctgccggcctgcaccagagccacagcaatgtgggatctgagccacatctttgacctacaccgcagttcacagcaacaccggatctttaacccactgagtgaggccagggatcaaacccccgtcctcatggatactagtcgggtttgttaatcactgagccatgacgggaactccgaccttGGGTTTTTTAGTTGAGGAAAGAAGAGATTGGACTGGTTCATGGgctctaaatctttttttttttttttttaattgctttttagggccgcacctgcagcatttggaggttcccaggctaggggtccaatcagagctacagctgccagcctacaccacagccacagcaaggcgggatccgagccgctctgtgacctacatcacagctcatggcaacgcttaaaccttaaaccactgagtgaggccaggaatcgaacctgtgtcctcagggatactaggtggatttgtttccgctgagccacaacaggaactccctgcatcttTTAAAGCAATAGACCCCTCTCATCCAACGCAGTCTCAGGTGCAGGAACTAGCAGAGGTTCCGGGCTGAGGTCACACGCTggccccctggcccaggaactcttgggtgccctgggccctgggtgaGTCTAAGCTCCGCCCACatgggcggggcggggtgggaaCATCACTGTCggccttcttcccttcccccatccgCGGGGCCGCAGCACGGGGAGCACTTCCGCCTAGAAATCTTCGAGGGCTGCAACTTCACGGGCCAGTGTCTGGAGTTCAAGGACGACTGTCCGTTCCTTCAGAGTCGGGGCTGGGCCAAGAACTGTGTCAACGCCATCAAGGTGTACGGGGACGGAGCGTGAGTAGAGCCCTCGTGGCCACCGACCACCGGTCTCCACCCACCAGGGTGGGTCAGACCCCAGCAGTGGGGgggctcccccacctccccctatGTGACCCAGTGTTggctgctgggccctgggccccctGACCCATAGGCCTTTCGGAAATTCCAGGTTTGTCCTAAACTGATGGATTCGCCTGGAAGTGGGGCTGTAGAATTCTAAAAGGACCATTTGCCCTGGAAAATGGAAAATTGTGTCTCGTGAGGCCTGAGTCATGCCTTTGCATAGAAGGGGCCctgaggagttcttgctgtggcacacctgacattttctctgtgtgggcttgggttcaatccccagccaggtgccgtgtgttaaggatccaatgttgcggCAGCAgaggcctaggtcacagctgcagctcagattcgaccgccgacctgggaacttccatatgccctgggtgcagccaaaaaaaaaaaaggtgtcctCCCAGGCCcagacccccctccccctccccctactctggaggtggggggtggggtgctccAGGGGCTTGTTTACAAAGAGGGCAGGAAGGTAGCAGCTAAGATTTGACTATAAAAACTTCAGCCGCCACTTAAGCTAAGAGGAAACCAGGCTCAGATGGTGGGGCCTTCACAGGAGGCTGCCTGTGGGGCCCCCCACGTGGATGCGGGCTCTGCTCCATTCCACATGAAGCCTCAGCCTTTGCCTCCTGAGGCtttaacttgtaaaaaaaaaaatatatatatatatatataagctctTGGCAAGAAAAGGCTGTCCTGTGCTGCCACCCTGAATCCCCCGGACATGACCCCTTTGAGGCCTTTCGAGGCACCTAAGGGCGGGTATGCAAGGCGGgtctccccaccacctcccacgTGCCAGGAGTCATTTTCCTGTGGGTCCCAAGTCAGCTCCGGAATGGCCTGTCCCCACAGACCCAGGTCCTGAAGGGCACCTGGGGGGACAGTGCCCGCATCTCGCTGCCCCCATGCTGGGGGCACGGTCCTGGAGCGGATGTGGCCAGCGTGCTACCTCGCACCTCGCTCCCTTCTGCCTTCTTCCCAGAAGTCacagcaggaggcagggagggtgaGGGGCTCCTGCCAAGGCCTGGCtagttccttcctcttcttccttttggggGCCCCCCTGCATGCTCTAGGGATAGCCCAGGACACTGCTGGGGGCATTTTGCAGCTCCGCAAGGTAGAGTGATTGGCTGGCTCCCCTTGGCAGTGCCTCGGGTCACAGCCGTGACATGTGGGGAGGTGGTGGGTAGCATGGGGGGTCATGGGCAGAGGGAGACCTGGGGTGGAGGGGCCCCAGtggagcagggggcagggaggccaggctgaATCAGGCCCGTGATGCTCCTGGCAGGTGCTCCCCACTCACTCACACCCTGTGCCTCTCTCCTCGGTCCTGCACCCGGACCCCCAGCAGGCTGGGCCAGGCACAGATgcgggatggggtgggggaggagagggctggCAGCCGCAGGTGGGCAGCTGTGTGGCCTGGGCAGTCTCTCCCTTCCAGGCCTCGTGCTGAATGAGCTCACAGATCCCGGGAACGTGTCTCCTGGGGAAAAGCTCCGTCAACACCCGAGCCCTCTGGGGTGGGCGGGCAGGAACGCTGAGGGCCACGGCACAGACGAGGTCAGAGCACCCCATGGCCTGGGCCAGAAGGGACCTGGCAACCAGCCCCTGAGTGTGTAGCCCCTTTGTCGGAGGCCTGGAGACTGAGCCCCGCTCTGCCTCCTGAGGCCACCAGCCCCTCTGCCACTGATGGAGAAAAGCTGTTTTCTATCAGGGGACAAAGGGAAAGAGGCCAGCATGGGGTGGAGAGGGCCGTGCTGGACAAACACTGGGTGGGGACCACGGGGGCGTGGAGGCCCCTCTAGGGGCGCCAGCCTGCACGctgcccgccccccgcctccAGCCCCTCCGCCCAGGCTCTGACCCGGTCTCCACGAGGAGTCCCTGGGGACCTCCCAGCTGCAGGCTTGCCTCAGGGACAAAGGAGGGACAGGGCTGGGACATGCTCGCCACATGTCCAGAGGCCTCTCCTTGGACCAGGCTCCCTTCCCGGAGCCGAGAGGACCCTCCCATGCCCCCTCGCGCTCCCCTTCTGAGAGAGACCTTCCCGACCACCTGGGCCCTGGCCCTTCCCCTGCAGCCGCACAGCCTCCCTCCGGCCCCCCAGCTGCTCACGGCCAAGTCCGTGGCCTTGTCAGCCGGTCtgtctgctctccctccccccatgGCCCCTCCCCCCACGGCAAACACCCGAGAGCCTGATTGGCTGGGACTCTCCGGGCCTGAAGCAGGACTGGGCACACACGTGGACACAGGAGCCCATGTGccgaatgaacaaatgaacagcAATTGGTCCtcattctgtgccaggcaccctgcCACGTGCTGGGTGCTATCTGTGCAAACAGTCCTTTCCAGGAGCaggaaggagtgtgtgtgtgtgtgtgtgcgtgcgcgcgcgtgtgtgtgtgcgcgtcctggggcagggtgggggtcgGGGAAGGAGGGTGCACACGAATCCTGGCATCGCTCCTGGCCCTCATGATGGACGTTCTAGCCTCATCAGTTTAAAATGTCCCCTTTTGCTGAGCACCCCTGGGTGCATGGTTCACCCAGCCCTGACCCCCAGAGAAGCCAAGAACAGGGCTGGGGCCGGGAGGGGCGAGGGGGGTGCTGAGGCCGCAGCACCCAGGATGCGGCCCCTGACTGCCCCGCTCCTGGCCTAGGTGGGTCCTGTATGAGGAGCCCAACTACCGCGGCCGCATGTACCTGGTGGAGCGGGGGGACTTCCGCAGCTTCTCCGACTGGGAGGCCCACAGCGCGCGCATCCAGTCCTTCCGTAGGGTGGCCAACTTCTTCTAGCCACCCGTGGGGTCTGGCCACGACCAGGAGCGGCCCGGAGAGAAGCAGTCCCCTCCGGCCCCGCCCGGGACTCGGACTCTGGGGAATAAAAGTCATAAAGCGGAGAGCTGGGCTGGCCTGATTTCCTTGTCCTTTGTGACCAAGGGACAGCTGCTGGGGGCCCCCAGTCCCTGGGCAGGGAGCTGGCAGCAgtcccccgggggggggggacagatCGGGGAAGGCTGGAGGGGGACACTGGGACGCACCCGTCGGGGGAACATGAGGGCTGGAAGGGACCTACAGGTCATGGAGTCCAACCCTTTCATTTCAATGTCCTACATGAGTCACCACCGGCCGGGTCCCAGAGCAGCTCCACCCAGGCCCCCGGCCCCAGTTAGGGGAGGAGGGACGGGATGGCTGTGGGGGGCAAGGACTGTGGAGCggatgggggtggggccggggacCCAAGGGGTCTGAAGCAGATGCTCCCTCTGGGCTGTGCCCTTCCCGGATCAGAGACAGAGGCTGCCAGGCCATGGGGTGTGGTCCACTCCGCAGCCAGAAGCCAGGCCCAGGGTCTGCATCTCTGGGGCATCTTGGCCTCGGGGGTTTATAGGGGAGGCCCCTCTGAAAGGATGGGCTGGCCCAGGGACATATCAGGGACATAGCACCCCTTCCGTGCtgtaaggagagaaaaatggagggAGGAGTCATTGCAACGACATCCTCAATCCTGGGGACGGAGGAGAAGGTGATAGGAGGAGTCTCAGGGCTAAAGGGAccatgcgggggtggggggggcaccgctcaggggagagggagggaggcacctGGCCTGGGAGGTAGTGGGATTTCTGGGAATAAGaggctgcccccacctccacccacacCTCAGTGTCCAGCCTCTTCTCCCCAGTGAGAGAGGACCCTtgggccctgggagtggcccaggTACCTCTAGCCCCCTACCCACAGCCCCCCGCCAGCTTCCTGGaccacagagccaccaggagTGACCTTGGCTGACCAGATATGGGTGGATGTGATCCTTTGAGAGGACACATCAGCTTAGGTCCTGTTCTGCGGCCAGGCTTCTGGGCAGACCACTGGACACCTGGAcagggggaggtggaggtggcaAACCCAGAGATGGCAGCGTCCTCTCTCCCCAAGGCCCCTGGctggaagggggaagggggctgAGGCAGCAcgaatggctcagatcccccaagATTTCTGACCATTGGCGCAAGCCTGTGGTCCAGCTTTCCAGACCCCTGCATCTGCCACCCCGCTGCGGGCCCCCTGACCGGCcaactctctcccctctcccccctccctacACATCCTGCCCCTGCTTTTCTAAGTGAAGGGGGTCCCCCTGGGAAGGGCTCCCCTTCCAGGCTGGCCACGCTCCTCAGGACCCCACAGGAAAGGGCTTGAACCTGGAACCACAGCTTCTACTGGAATGGAGGTATGTGCACAGGCCAGGTAGTGGGAGCAAAGGAACCCAGAGATGAGGGAGGGAAAGCCGGCTCCGGAGCCGGATTCTGCTGCAGGGCTCTGTGTGCCAGAGGATGGGATGGCTGGCCCAGGTCCCACGGACCTCCCACCTGGCTGGGCCCCCTTGTCCCTTGCTGAGACAGAAACGGGAGCAGGTCTGTCACTCAGGACAACGCCCACCAAGGGCTGGGTCTGTCTGTTGCGGGACCCCTCCTGGCGGAGAAGTTACATCCCTGGGTGAgtctcagccccccccccaccccccgggaagTGGGACGGGCTGCCCTCCTTCTGTCTGTAGATGGGGGTCCCCAGGGAGTGCCCCCAGGGGATGGAGTCCTGGCAGCCCCCCggcccctggccaggaaactgaCGGTCCCCAGGGCAGCAACTCTCTCCATCCGAACACAGCACTTGAAGAAACTCCCACAAAACCAACAGCAAAGCAGTGGAAATCTCCGAGCCCGGAACGCGTGGGCATTTGGATGTCCCTCGCCCGCGTGAGTCAGGAAGAGGGTTTGCTGGAAACAGGTGCGCTGTCGTCTTCCTTTCCGCTGCCAGTTTGTCAGGGAGGTGACGCTTTCTGCGTGAGCTCAGCCACGCCTGTCTCCAGGTGGGGAGGCCCTGCCTGCAACTGAGACCCCGTCCCTGCTCAGCTGGGCTTTCCCACAACTGTCGGACCCTCAAGCCTCCACGCCAGGCCTGGGAGAGGAGGCTCCGGGCCTcctggacctcccagtcctgcctgTGTTGTCGAGGATGCCAGCAACGCCGCTGAACTTGTCTTTCATGCCCCGGTTTCACACCAGGCTCTGTACTAGTGGGATCTGTGTAATTTGACTTATTATGTAAATAAGACCATGATGGTGACATGCTTATTATCACAAAGGAGGGCCAGCCGCAGACAGGTGAAGCCACgtgcccaagctcacacagcaGTCAGGATTCAGACTGGGTCTCTGCTCGCAACCTCGCTCCCATAGGGCATGCACATGGGCATATATGGTTGTATTTTCCCATAATTAAAGTACTAGTCACCGCTCCAGTGGCCAGCACACCAAGGCACAGTCCCCTGCCCCACCTCATTCAACGCCACTCCCTCCCCGTGACCCATGAGGAAGGGAAGCAGGGCGTCCGTACCCTGGTCACCAAGCTCCACGTGCAAGCAGGGCCAGGCGTGAACTGGGAGCAAAGTCGGTCAGTCTGCACGGGGCTGAGAGAATGGAAGTTTTTCCTCTCTcggctctggaggctggatgtcCAAGATCAACCTTCTGGCAGGTTTGGTGtcccctgaggcctctctccctggctggCAGGGGGCGGtccctcctctctgtcctcagGTGGCCTTTTCCCCGTGTGTGCCCGTGTCATATGGGATTACGGCCACTCTAATGGCTTCGTTTCACTTCACCACCTCTGTAAACCTCACCTACGTCTCCAAATCCGGTCACGTGCTGAGGTTCTGACTTGAACCCCTGAATTTCAGAGGGACACACTTCACCTGGGACGTGAACCGAAGAGCCTCGCCAGGCCTATTGTTCCAGCTGTGTACAGCT
This Phacochoerus africanus isolate WHEZ1 chromosome 16, ROS_Pafr_v1, whole genome shotgun sequence DNA region includes the following protein-coding sequences:
- the CRYGN gene encoding gamma-crystallin N, with the translated sequence MAQRSGKITLYEGKHFTGRKLEVFGDCDNFQDRGFMNRVNSVRVESGAWVCFDHPDFRGQQFVLEHGDYPDFYRWNGHNDHMGSCRPVGMHGEHFRLEIFEGCNFTGQCLEFKDDCPFLQSRGWAKNCVNAIKVYGDGAWVLYEEPNYRGRMYLVERGDFRSFSDWEAHSARIQSFRRVANFF